Proteins encoded within one genomic window of Phototrophicus methaneseepsis:
- a CDS encoding reductive dehalogenase: MSEQNRLSRRDFLKNMGMAGVTLGVTGTVGLTAAGEQMGQERAGGISRRPWWVRQVDEPTLGIKWDAIQRFDAEQNTLLGIGLKHFATPEENDRLQKAWYESEKRHLVNNEPGFTLKDSALLNAFHSVREAMPRSFLGPQQAPMPQDYGLEPWQGTPEENTAMVKVAMQQMGASLTGIVHLDENTRKLIYSADHDGKKLVFDDVEQAYEDDEKRVIPNKAEWVIVYAVQMSDIAMKRAPTKIAQMTTKESYQRGLVVQNNAQEFLRGLGYQGLGEAVLNGLGIAPAFAVLAGLGELSRLNRVITPEYGPMVRIFKLITDLPLVADKPIDAGIARFCRSCKKCAEACPPSALSFATEPGWEPVGAWNNGGHQAWFEDSLRCKRYWYEELGTNCGICFSVCPFSKRNKSFMHDLIRMQISQVPFLDEMTRNMDDAFGYGIQKDPEAWWTLDLPEYGINTEKD, translated from the coding sequence ATGAGTGAACAAAACCGACTGAGCCGCCGTGATTTTTTGAAAAACATGGGTATGGCTGGCGTGACGCTTGGCGTGACAGGTACCGTCGGCCTGACGGCAGCAGGCGAGCAGATGGGGCAGGAGCGAGCAGGGGGCATATCTCGGCGTCCCTGGTGGGTGCGGCAGGTGGATGAACCGACGCTTGGCATCAAGTGGGATGCGATACAGCGCTTCGATGCGGAGCAAAACACGCTGCTTGGGATCGGCTTAAAGCATTTTGCAACCCCAGAAGAAAATGATCGCCTGCAAAAAGCATGGTATGAGAGCGAGAAACGGCATCTTGTCAACAATGAACCTGGTTTTACGCTCAAAGATAGCGCGCTGTTGAATGCGTTCCACAGCGTACGAGAAGCGATGCCGCGCAGCTTTTTAGGCCCACAGCAAGCGCCGATGCCTCAGGATTATGGTCTGGAACCCTGGCAGGGTACCCCGGAAGAAAATACGGCCATGGTCAAGGTCGCCATGCAGCAAATGGGTGCTTCCTTGACGGGTATTGTGCATCTAGATGAAAATACGCGTAAGTTGATCTACAGCGCAGACCACGATGGTAAAAAGCTGGTGTTCGATGATGTCGAACAGGCTTATGAAGACGATGAAAAGCGCGTCATCCCCAATAAAGCGGAATGGGTCATCGTGTACGCGGTGCAGATGTCCGATATTGCTATGAAGCGTGCCCCAACCAAAATCGCCCAGATGACGACCAAAGAGAGCTATCAGCGCGGGCTTGTCGTCCAGAACAATGCTCAGGAATTTCTGCGCGGGTTAGGCTACCAGGGATTGGGCGAAGCTGTGCTCAATGGCCTGGGGATTGCTCCTGCGTTCGCAGTCTTGGCAGGGCTAGGTGAGCTTTCACGTTTGAACCGCGTCATCACGCCGGAATATGGGCCGATGGTGCGTATCTTCAAGCTCATTACGGATTTGCCTCTGGTGGCAGATAAACCCATTGATGCGGGTATTGCACGTTTTTGTCGCTCCTGCAAAAAGTGCGCGGAGGCTTGCCCGCCAAGCGCTCTCAGTTTTGCAACAGAGCCAGGTTGGGAGCCTGTCGGCGCGTGGAATAATGGGGGGCATCAAGCGTGGTTCGAAGATTCGCTGCGATGCAAGCGCTACTGGTACGAAGAATTGGGCACCAACTGTGGCATATGCTTTTCGGTGTGTCCTTTTTCTAAGCGCAACAAGAGCTTTATGCACGATCTGATCCGTATGCAGATTTCTCAGGTGCCCTTTTTGGATGAGATGACGCGTAACATGGACGATGCCTTCGGTTATGGCATCCAGAAAGACCCGGAGGCGTGGTGGACGCTGGACTTACCCGAATATGGCATCAACACGGAAAAAGATTAG